The nucleotide sequence GAAACGGCTTGGGTTCCTGGCAGAACTAGGGCTCAAGTTTAGGGATTCCGACACTTAGAAAACGAAGCCCTTGAGCATTTTTTCCTAAAACACCCTGTGTAAGTGATTTAGAATGGTCTTAATGGGCGGAGATGCAAAATGGTGCGATCTTCTGCCCTAAGTTTGGCACTCAGGAACAGTAGTACGTATGGAGGGTGGGTAGCAAGAACATTGGAACTACAGGCAGCCCTTAACTTCAGTCCTGGTCTCCAGTGATAGTTCTAACACTAAAGAACCACGTGCCCTTACCAAACGTGCTTAACTTCTTTGAGGGAAGGCAACTGGGACAAACCTGGTCAGTCAGACGGAGTTGTCCAATTACTCTGATCACTTTCCTTTCCCCACTTGAGAATTATAAACACTAAAGGGAATAATATATGGTAAATTACTTAGAATAATGCCCGTAGCATATTAAGGTTCCATATTCTCGTTGGTTATTATTATACTGCCAATCTTTGAGAGGCGGAGCGCACGCACAGTAACGCGCCAGACGCAAGCACTAACCCGAGGGCGCGCACCTTAAAGCGCGGGCACTGTGAATGAAACGCGCGCTGGTCCGGGCGTGACGTAACCAGGGGCAGGCCCGGCAGATGGGGGCGTTTGCTTCCGGGGGCAAAGGCGCTTTACTTCCGGGAGGAGCGGGCGGTCGGGGTGAGAGTGTTCTACCTCCCTGGGTCTCGGTCCCTGTAAGCCAGGCATGAAGATCACGAGGCAGAAACATGTCAAGAAGCATCTCGGCTTCTTCCGCAATAATTTCGGAGTTCGCGAGCCGTACCAGATCCTGCTGGACGGTACCTTCTGTCAGGCGGCGCTGCGCGGCCGTATCCAGCTGCGGGAGCAGCTGCCCCGCTACCTCATGGGCGAGACACAGCTGTGCACCACCAGGTGGGCCAGGCGGGTCCGGGGAGGAGGCCCGGGGATCCCGCGGGTGTGGTAGAGGCGAGGCCACGACGTGCAAAACGCCCCACCCACGAGGAGTTGACAGTGAAGTGGAGGCACTAAGGAGGTCAGGCGAGTGCCTGCAATGTAGGTAGAAAGTAACATTGCCCTGCAAATACTCGCTTCGTTGGCCTGGCAGATAAGACCAGTGCTTTGTAGTGCGACCTGGCTTCGAATCTAGGTCCCAGTCCTACCAGCTTTGTGATTTTCTGTGAGTTAATCTCTGGGCCTtggatttctcatctgtaaggaAGAGACCGTAACGAATAAAGTTGCTGTAAGGATCAAACGAGGTATAGTGTACGTAGGGCACTTGCTGGTATGCAAAACCCACCCCCTTTAAATGGCAGCTTTTTCTGGtgtaaatgaaaatttttcaAGCCTCACAACTGCCCTGTGAGGTAATATCTTCGATTTCCAGAAAGATAATTTAGAACTCGAGGTTAAGACCTTTGCCCAGGGTCATTTGTTTATTCGGCTGTCTTTATGAAGTACCAGCcagatgccaggcactgctcGAGCCGCTGAGGATAACTTGGTGAGCAGGACAGACTTCCAGCCCTCGTGGCCAGTAGAGTGCAGCAGTCACTCTCGATGGGTGTGTTGGCACTCCCTCCGTGTGGGAACACTTAGGATGGAACCtcctgcagaggggaggggggatggaatCAAGGAAGGTTTCATAAAGGAGGTAACTTTTGAGCCCAGTCACCTTTTGGTTCTGAGGGGAAGGACTATTTTGAGTGTCcgaaaagagagaaatgacttgTGGAGCCTCTTGAATAAAGAAATGGAGTTGTAAAATGCCTGGAAGAGAGGTTAGAGCACAGGGTATAATTGGAAGTGAAGCTGGGAAGAAAGTAAATCGAACTTACAACATGAACTACTAAGGAACGTAGGGGTTTTCCCCTTCATGGTcgattatttactttaaaaaagtagaaaaagaaaatgaaaatgacccATAATACCACACCAGTGAATTACCACTGTCAACGTGCTGTGTCATTCAtccagttctttatatatacacatgcacacgcacacacacacacaggaatgggCTCTTACTGGGCACACAGTATCATTGGCCTGTTTTCTCACATAATACTGCTTCATGAACAGCTTTCCATAGTCAAGTAGCGCCTCAAAATGGTTATAGATACCCCACAGTTTTTTATCCCCTTAGCCTTTAGGGCTGCCAGACAAGTCCTTAGTTGGCTTGTGCCTGGAGTTCATCACTTCTGGCTACGCAAAACCTGTTCATTGACCCCTGTGTGCCATAGAAACAGTCGCATTTTTAATATAGTGCTATAACAAAAAAGCTTGGAAAGTACTGCATGAAATTACATTCTATAgcattttttccctaaagaatTTAACTTCCAGAATATTTTATACCTACACAAAAGTAGAGTAATATAATgaaatgtctatcacccagctttGGAATTATTGACATGGCCAGTCTTGTTTCATTTaccactccctccttccccctgcccacacacacacagcttacTGGTggtttattttaaagcatattacTCTGTCAGTTCTTGGTGTGCATCATGAAGAGATAAATGCTATCAGACCCAACAGCGGTCTCTCAGAAAAGCTAACGGTGTGAGGGCTAAGTTGGAGAAGCAAGAGCGTGAAGGCAGGCAAACTCATTTTGTGGTCgtccaatcaagaaataatgGGAGCCTGAACttcagagagggagggcaggaaccCAAGGGTTCTACAAAGAGACATTATGAGATAGATAGCAACAGCCGAGATAGGACTAACAGCTgatggagtaggggtgggggtaggggtgaagAAGAAAAGGTCAGTTAGGATTTCTGACTTACACCCAGCGTCTGGGAAGCTCATATAGTCAAAGAGATAGCATGCCCTGGAGGAGAATTTTGGAGGCAGGGAAATACTTAGATTTTAGATGTGAATTTAAAGAGCTGATATACATCCATAggaaatactcaataaatacttggcAGTTTGGGCCTGAAACTCCGAAAAAGAGTTCAGAACCGATGACTAGAAAGCAAAATCTCTtcttaaacaaaaactaaagggatgATAAAGAGAGTGAGGCAAGGTAGAGTCTGACAAGGGCTGGCTAGAGCTTAAGAAATTTTTGACTCAGTACTTATAATTAAttagttcttcctttcttcctttctgtgatGGAAGAAGTGCCTGGGGAGCCTATTAAAATGCTAATATTTGGCTCCTCAAGAGGTGCGGATGTGGGAATGAGAAAGGAGTAGAAATTAATGTGATTATCACTATGTCATTTTGATATGCGTAGTTTTTAGCTGACACTTGGAAAAACACTGACTTATATTAATATGAAAATGCAGAGTGAAAAAGGAAGTTGTGATTGTTATTAAACTGGTGacttgaaaattttttcttttctgtactgAAAATAGTTTAAAGTGTACCAATTTGTACTTGAAGTAGAAGCATATATTAGTAAGGTTGGGGCAAGGCATCTGTTGTCAACTACTTGGATTCACACTTCTACCACTTATTAGTTGTGTTTGAGCATGTTGCTTGAAATCTCTCAGAGTGAGGTGCTCTAAAATACGGGTAATTTTCAAGTAAGGTGCCTAACTCAGGGCTGGTTTGAGATTTAAGCAAGAAGTTATGTAAAGAGCAATTAGCATgctgcctgacacatagtaaatgctcagtaaattttAACTGTGATTCCTTCTACTCAATGGttgtattttccagattttttaaagagtaaactGGCCGCCATATGATTGGGGCCAACACATGACAAATTCAGATTGTAATGGTAtagttttactttcttaaaaattgggtatttttttaatacttgttttATGTGAACAACGATATGTATCTATAATAATTGTGAGCtgttaataactttttttttttccaggtgtgTGTTAAAAGAGTTAGAAACATTGGGAAAAGACTTATATGGGGCAAAACTGATTGCACAAAAATGCCAAGTCCGAAATTGTCCCCATTTCAAGAATGCTGTGAGTGGATCAGAATGTCTGCTCTCCATGGTTGAAGAGGGAAATCCTCATCATTATTTTGTGGCAACACAGGTGATACTGCTTTTAAAACCAGAGTcaattttaatcatttctatGCTTCGTATGGAGCTacatataatcagaaaaaattagGTGGAAGtgctttgttaaaatgtctcgactttttaaaatgcaggcTTTTAAGTTAATTTGCAGTCAGTGAAAGCAGTTGTCATTGGAGAATTTGAGAAGAGAACCTTAAacatattgatttttcttctttctgaagttttttttaagtaaaattattgACAGAGAGATGTGATTGTATGTTTCAGGGTTCTTGAAGGGAAAATAAGTAGAGCAAAGATtttatctgtgttcatcagagtttTCTCGTGTtcctttatttcatatttttccctcAAAAAGTCGTGTTTCGTATTATTTGAAAAAGTGCTACCAATATGGAACTGTTTCTGACTTCTAAAGAccaggagggggaaagagagactctcagTGTTGATATTATCAAATGAGCTCATGTACATACAGATTTGCTTAAATATgcttttagaattataaaatcaCATGGTTAGATGCAGAGCTGAATCTAGAATGTGAGTCAGCTAATTCTTACTTTATTGCTATTCCTACAACCTCTGTTAACATTCTTAACCCTTTTTGAAGCATGTCTTAGAGTAGAAACATGGGACATTGCCTCCACATATTTACCATTGCCTTAGTTTGTAATTTGTGGTCCTAGAACATTGATAAGTGTAGTTCACATTGTTTCCACTTAACTGTGCTCAGATTTcatctttgtcttccttttttaaaattataaagtatatcCCCATTAGTGAGACATACTGATTTGAAAAGTAAAACTTgtgatctcttttatttttactacttaAGGCATCTTATATAATTGGCATATTTGAACTAaacaattctatttttactttcaatAGGATCAGAATTTGTCtatgaaagtaaagaaaaaaccTGGAGTTCCACTCATGTTTATTATTCAGAACACTATAGTCTTGGACAAACCTTCTCCCAAAACTGTTGCTTTTGTTAAAGCAGTAGAGTCAGGTCAGCTTGTCTCAGTGCACGAGAAACAAAGTATCAAGCAACTCAAAGAAGAACAGGGTTTAGTGAAAAACCcggaaaagagaagaagaaaaaaacacaagaaaataagtGGCCCCAATCCTCTTAGCtgtttgaagaaaaagaagaaagcacaggatacaaaatcacctgcctctgaaaagaaaagaaaaagaaaaagaatccggAACAGATCTACCTCAAAAGTACTTTCTGAAAAGCAGAATGATAAGGAATGAATTCCTTGAATACTTTTAAAGACATTCAAATGtgaaaaacagatttctttttaaaactgtggaAGTACTTACAATAAAAGActgctatttttataaataaatattgaccCATAAGCCTTTGCCTAAAATTAtttgtagaaagaaagaaagagaaagaaaagaaagaaagaaagaaaaagaaagaaaagaaaaaagaagaaaagaacaaaccaGGATGGATGGGTTTAGGCATTCTGGAGATTATTTTTCAGTgtaaaactgttttttctttctgtcttaccactgcccctaccccccaacaTTATATGCAAATAgtgtaaaaaaatcaaatcatacaACAGAGGAAAACATTCACAGAGGAAAATTTCTTATGTAATTCATGTAGCAGTTGTAGAATTTATATTCCAAATAATAGGAGTATGCTGCTACCTTTTGGTCCATCGTCCAATTACTTGACTTTCTGTTAGAAAGTGGAAACTTTGCTTACTTGTATGACTCCCATTTTTCTAATACAATAGTTCAGTCTTTATACATCCCAGATaaagtatttgcattttataactATAAACTTTGTTCCCCACTGAACCAAGTAGCCATGCTATGATTTatataagaaatttatttcttatactaCTTTGTTGTTATTCCAGAAGTTAATAATGTCCTCATTTTCTTTAAGCATCTTACTTGGTTTTGCCACATTTTCCAATAATTTTGTAAAGGAACTTACAATTTTCTATACGACAATA is from Zalophus californianus isolate mZalCal1 chromosome 4, mZalCal1.pri.v2, whole genome shotgun sequence and encodes:
- the UTP23 gene encoding rRNA-processing protein UTP23 homolog, with product MKITRQKHVKKHLGFFRNNFGVREPYQILLDGTFCQAALRGRIQLREQLPRYLMGETQLCTTRCVLKELETLGKDLYGAKLIAQKCQVRNCPHFKNAVSGSECLLSMVEEGNPHHYFVATQDQNLSMKVKKKPGVPLMFIIQNTIVLDKPSPKTVAFVKAVESGQLVSVHEKQSIKQLKEEQGLVKNPEKRRRKKHKKISGPNPLSCLKKKKKAQDTKSPASEKKRKRKRIRNRSTSKVLSEKQNDKE